The proteins below are encoded in one region of Pan paniscus chromosome 4, NHGRI_mPanPan1-v2.0_pri, whole genome shotgun sequence:
- the LOC134728417 gene encoding zinc-regulated GTPase metalloprotein activator 1A-like isoform X17, with amino-acid sequence MLPAVGSADEEEDCPELVPIETTQSEEEEKSGLGAKIPVTIITGYLGAGKTTLLNYILTEQHSKRVAVILNEFGEGSALEKSLAVSQGGELYEEWLELRNGCLCCSVKDSGLRAIENLMQKKGKFDYILLETTGLADPGAVASVFWVDAELGSDIYLDGIITIVDSKYGLKHLTEEKPDGLINEATRSINGLGQILETQRSRTINMQ; translated from the exons ATGTTACCGGCTGTTGGATCTGCGGATGAGGAAGAGGATTGTCCTGAATTGGTTCCCATTGAGACGACGCAAAGCGAGGAGGAGGAAAAGTCTGGCCTCGGCGCCAAGATCCCAGTCACAATCATCACCGGGTATTTAG gtGCTGGGAAGACAACACTTCTGAACTATATTTTGACAGAGCAACATAGTAAAAGAGTAGCggtcattttaaatgaatttgggGAAG GAAGTGCGCTGGAGAAATCCTTAGCTGTCAGCCAAGGTGGAGAGCTCTATGAAGAGTGGCTGGAACTTAGAAACGGTTGCCTCTGCTGTTCAGTGAA GGACAGTGGCCTTAGAGCTATTGAGAATTTGATGCAAAAGAAGGGGAAATTTGATTACATACTGTTAGAGACCACTGGATTAGCAGATCCTG gtgcagtggcttctgTGTTTTGGGTTGATGCTGAATTAGGGAGTGATATTTACCTTGATG gtATCATAACTATTGTGGAttcaaaatatggattaaaa cATTTAACAGAAGAGAAACCTGATGGCCTTATCAATGAAGCTACTAG atcCATAAATGGACTAGGACAAATCTTAGAAACACAAAGATCAAG AACAATAAACATGCAGTGA
- the LOC134728417 gene encoding zinc-regulated GTPase metalloprotein activator 1A-like isoform X19 — translation MLPAVGSADEEEDCPELVPIETTQSEEEEKSGLGAKIPVTIITGYLGAGKTTLLNYILTEQHSKRVAVILNEFGEGSALEKSLAVSQGGELYEEWLELRNGCLCCSVK, via the exons ATGTTACCGGCTGTTGGATCTGCGGATGAGGAAGAGGATTGTCCTGAATTGGTTCCCATTGAGACGACGCAAAGCGAGGAGGAGGAAAAGTCTGGCCTCGGCGCCAAGATCCCAGTCACAATCATCACCGGGTATTTAG gtGCTGGGAAGACAACACTTCTGAACTATATTTTGACAGAGCAACATAGTAAAAGAGTAGCggtcattttaaatgaatttgggGAAG GAAGTGCGCTGGAGAAATCCTTAGCTGTCAGCCAAGGTGGAGAGCTCTATGAAGAGTGGCTGGAACTTAGAAACGGTTGCCTCTGCTGTTCAGTGAAGTGA
- the LOC134728417 gene encoding zinc-regulated GTPase metalloprotein activator 1A-like isoform X20, with protein MYFKRAPRAFPVLLTGAGKTTLLNYILTEQHSKRVAVILNEFGEGSALEKSLAVSQGGELYEEWLELRNGCLCCSVK; from the exons ATGTATTTCAAACGTGCCCCTCGGGCCTTTCCCGTGTTGCTCACTG gtGCTGGGAAGACAACACTTCTGAACTATATTTTGACAGAGCAACATAGTAAAAGAGTAGCggtcattttaaatgaatttgggGAAG GAAGTGCGCTGGAGAAATCCTTAGCTGTCAGCCAAGGTGGAGAGCTCTATGAAGAGTGGCTGGAACTTAGAAACGGTTGCCTCTGCTGTTCAGTGAAGTGA
- the LOC134728417 gene encoding zinc-regulated GTPase metalloprotein activator 1A-like isoform X16 — translation MLPAVGSADEEEDCPELVPIETTQSEEEEKSGLGAKIPVTIITGYLGAGKTTLLNYILTEQHSKRVAVILNEFGEGSALEKSLAVSQGGELYEEWLELRNGCLCCSVKDSGLRAIENLMQKKGKFDYILLETTGLADPGAVASVFWVDAELGSDIYLDGIITIVDSKYGLKHLTEEKPDGLINEATRSINGLGQILETQRSRSHSSAGRGSRRMPLVTINMQ, via the exons ATGTTACCGGCTGTTGGATCTGCGGATGAGGAAGAGGATTGTCCTGAATTGGTTCCCATTGAGACGACGCAAAGCGAGGAGGAGGAAAAGTCTGGCCTCGGCGCCAAGATCCCAGTCACAATCATCACCGGGTATTTAG gtGCTGGGAAGACAACACTTCTGAACTATATTTTGACAGAGCAACATAGTAAAAGAGTAGCggtcattttaaatgaatttgggGAAG GAAGTGCGCTGGAGAAATCCTTAGCTGTCAGCCAAGGTGGAGAGCTCTATGAAGAGTGGCTGGAACTTAGAAACGGTTGCCTCTGCTGTTCAGTGAA GGACAGTGGCCTTAGAGCTATTGAGAATTTGATGCAAAAGAAGGGGAAATTTGATTACATACTGTTAGAGACCACTGGATTAGCAGATCCTG gtgcagtggcttctgTGTTTTGGGTTGATGCTGAATTAGGGAGTGATATTTACCTTGATG gtATCATAACTATTGTGGAttcaaaatatggattaaaa cATTTAACAGAAGAGAAACCTGATGGCCTTATCAATGAAGCTACTAG atcCATAAATGGACTAGGACAAATCTTAGAAACACAAAGATCAAG GAGCCACTCATCTGCTGGCAGAGGTAGCAGAAGAATGCCCTTAGT AACAATAAACATGCAGTGA
- the LOC134728417 gene encoding zinc-regulated GTPase metalloprotein activator 1A-like isoform X18 — MLPAVGSADEEEDCPELVPIETTQSEEEEKSGLGAKIPVTIITGYLGAGKTTLLNYILTEQHSKRVAVILNEFGEGSALEKSLAVSQGGELYEEWLELRNGCLCCSVKDSGLRAIENLMQKKGKFDYILLETTGLADPGAVASVFWVDAELGSDIYLDGIITIVDSKYGLKHLTEEKPDGLINEATRSINGLGQILETQRSRLSS; from the exons ATGTTACCGGCTGTTGGATCTGCGGATGAGGAAGAGGATTGTCCTGAATTGGTTCCCATTGAGACGACGCAAAGCGAGGAGGAGGAAAAGTCTGGCCTCGGCGCCAAGATCCCAGTCACAATCATCACCGGGTATTTAG gtGCTGGGAAGACAACACTTCTGAACTATATTTTGACAGAGCAACATAGTAAAAGAGTAGCggtcattttaaatgaatttgggGAAG GAAGTGCGCTGGAGAAATCCTTAGCTGTCAGCCAAGGTGGAGAGCTCTATGAAGAGTGGCTGGAACTTAGAAACGGTTGCCTCTGCTGTTCAGTGAA GGACAGTGGCCTTAGAGCTATTGAGAATTTGATGCAAAAGAAGGGGAAATTTGATTACATACTGTTAGAGACCACTGGATTAGCAGATCCTG gtgcagtggcttctgTGTTTTGGGTTGATGCTGAATTAGGGAGTGATATTTACCTTGATG gtATCATAACTATTGTGGAttcaaaatatggattaaaa cATTTAACAGAAGAGAAACCTGATGGCCTTATCAATGAAGCTACTAG atcCATAAATGGACTAGGACAAATCTTAGAAACACAAAGATCAAG GCTCAGCAGCTGA
- the LOC134728417 gene encoding zinc-regulated GTPase metalloprotein activator 1A-like isoform X14: protein MLPAVGSADEEEDCPELVPIETTQSEEEEKSGLGAKIPVTIITGYLGAGKTTLLNYILTEQHSKRVAVILNEFGEGSALEKSLAVSQGGELYEEWLELRNGCLCCSVKDSGLRAIENLMQKKGKFDYILLETTGLADPGAVASVFWVDAELGSDIYLDGIITIVDSKYGLKHLTEEKPDGLINEATRQVALADIILINKTDLVPEEDVKKLRTTIRSINGLGQILETQRSRTINMQ from the exons ATGTTACCGGCTGTTGGATCTGCGGATGAGGAAGAGGATTGTCCTGAATTGGTTCCCATTGAGACGACGCAAAGCGAGGAGGAGGAAAAGTCTGGCCTCGGCGCCAAGATCCCAGTCACAATCATCACCGGGTATTTAG gtGCTGGGAAGACAACACTTCTGAACTATATTTTGACAGAGCAACATAGTAAAAGAGTAGCggtcattttaaatgaatttgggGAAG GAAGTGCGCTGGAGAAATCCTTAGCTGTCAGCCAAGGTGGAGAGCTCTATGAAGAGTGGCTGGAACTTAGAAACGGTTGCCTCTGCTGTTCAGTGAA GGACAGTGGCCTTAGAGCTATTGAGAATTTGATGCAAAAGAAGGGGAAATTTGATTACATACTGTTAGAGACCACTGGATTAGCAGATCCTG gtgcagtggcttctgTGTTTTGGGTTGATGCTGAATTAGGGAGTGATATTTACCTTGATG gtATCATAACTATTGTGGAttcaaaatatggattaaaa cATTTAACAGAAGAGAAACCTGATGGCCTTATCAATGAAGCTACTAG GCAAGTTGCTTTGGCAGATATCATTCTCATTAATAAAACAGACTTGGTGCCAGAAGAAGatgtaaagaaattaagaacGACAATTAG atcCATAAATGGACTAGGACAAATCTTAGAAACACAAAGATCAAG AACAATAAACATGCAGTGA
- the LOC134728417 gene encoding zinc-regulated GTPase metalloprotein activator 1A-like isoform X13 → MLPAVGSADEEEDCPELVPIETTQSEEEEKSGLGAKIPVTIITGYLGAGKTTLLNYILTEQHSKRVAVILNEFGEGSALEKSLAVSQGGELYEEWLELRNGCLCCSVKDSGLRAIENLMQKKGKFDYILLETTGLADPGAVASVFWVDAELGSDIYLDGIITIVDSKYGLKHLTEEKPDGLINEATRQVALADIILINKTDLVPEEDVKKLRTTIRSINGLGQILETQRSRSHSSAGRGSRRMPLVTINMQ, encoded by the exons ATGTTACCGGCTGTTGGATCTGCGGATGAGGAAGAGGATTGTCCTGAATTGGTTCCCATTGAGACGACGCAAAGCGAGGAGGAGGAAAAGTCTGGCCTCGGCGCCAAGATCCCAGTCACAATCATCACCGGGTATTTAG gtGCTGGGAAGACAACACTTCTGAACTATATTTTGACAGAGCAACATAGTAAAAGAGTAGCggtcattttaaatgaatttgggGAAG GAAGTGCGCTGGAGAAATCCTTAGCTGTCAGCCAAGGTGGAGAGCTCTATGAAGAGTGGCTGGAACTTAGAAACGGTTGCCTCTGCTGTTCAGTGAA GGACAGTGGCCTTAGAGCTATTGAGAATTTGATGCAAAAGAAGGGGAAATTTGATTACATACTGTTAGAGACCACTGGATTAGCAGATCCTG gtgcagtggcttctgTGTTTTGGGTTGATGCTGAATTAGGGAGTGATATTTACCTTGATG gtATCATAACTATTGTGGAttcaaaatatggattaaaa cATTTAACAGAAGAGAAACCTGATGGCCTTATCAATGAAGCTACTAG GCAAGTTGCTTTGGCAGATATCATTCTCATTAATAAAACAGACTTGGTGCCAGAAGAAGatgtaaagaaattaagaacGACAATTAG atcCATAAATGGACTAGGACAAATCTTAGAAACACAAAGATCAAG GAGCCACTCATCTGCTGGCAGAGGTAGCAGAAGAATGCCCTTAGT AACAATAAACATGCAGTGA
- the LOC134728417 gene encoding zinc-regulated GTPase metalloprotein activator 1A-like isoform X15 yields MLPAVGSADEEEDCPELVPIETTQSEEEEKSGLGAKIPVTIITGYLGAGKTTLLNYILTEQHSKRVAVILNEFGEGSALEKSLAVSQGGELYEEWLELRNGCLCCSVKDSGLRAIENLMQKKGKFDYILLETTGLADPGAVASVFWVDAELGSDIYLDGIITIVDSKYGLKHLTEEKPDGLINEATRQVALADIILINKTDLVPEEDVKKLRTTIRSINGLGQILETQRSRLSS; encoded by the exons ATGTTACCGGCTGTTGGATCTGCGGATGAGGAAGAGGATTGTCCTGAATTGGTTCCCATTGAGACGACGCAAAGCGAGGAGGAGGAAAAGTCTGGCCTCGGCGCCAAGATCCCAGTCACAATCATCACCGGGTATTTAG gtGCTGGGAAGACAACACTTCTGAACTATATTTTGACAGAGCAACATAGTAAAAGAGTAGCggtcattttaaatgaatttgggGAAG GAAGTGCGCTGGAGAAATCCTTAGCTGTCAGCCAAGGTGGAGAGCTCTATGAAGAGTGGCTGGAACTTAGAAACGGTTGCCTCTGCTGTTCAGTGAA GGACAGTGGCCTTAGAGCTATTGAGAATTTGATGCAAAAGAAGGGGAAATTTGATTACATACTGTTAGAGACCACTGGATTAGCAGATCCTG gtgcagtggcttctgTGTTTTGGGTTGATGCTGAATTAGGGAGTGATATTTACCTTGATG gtATCATAACTATTGTGGAttcaaaatatggattaaaa cATTTAACAGAAGAGAAACCTGATGGCCTTATCAATGAAGCTACTAG GCAAGTTGCTTTGGCAGATATCATTCTCATTAATAAAACAGACTTGGTGCCAGAAGAAGatgtaaagaaattaagaacGACAATTAG atcCATAAATGGACTAGGACAAATCTTAGAAACACAAAGATCAAG GCTCAGCAGCTGA